One part of the Nitrososphaerota archaeon genome encodes these proteins:
- a CDS encoding MFS transporter: protein VPRGTSEPELSGKLVSDIYKVKLSDLKIILKNKSLLLLYAQGFFGVFPWNALTFWVITHMAVERKFSSELIMIVMIVFLLAMIIGNIIAGYLSDFLFKKTKRGRAMFGAIVVFFSALLIYLAMYSETFESFLFFGVLTAFEIPMAGPSVSAAITDVTEPELRGSATAYLRFFENIGSSISPALVGIISMSSTLQFSITLISSLTWIICGILFVFLTLVIPSDIDRLRAVMKKRAEELIKS, encoded by the coding sequence ATGTCCCTAGAGGAACATCAGAACCAGAACTTTCTGGAAAACTTGTTTCTGATATTTATAAAGTTAAATTATCTGACTTAAAAATAATTCTAAAGAATAAATCTCTTCTTTTGCTTTATGCTCAAGGATTTTTTGGTGTTTTTCCATGGAATGCTCTAACTTTCTGGGTTATAACACATATGGCAGTAGAAAGAAAATTTTCTTCAGAATTAATAATGATAGTAATGATTGTTTTCCTTTTAGCTATGATTATTGGGAATATCATTGCTGGTTATTTAAGCGATTTCCTATTTAAGAAGACAAAAAGAGGGAGAGCTATGTTTGGAGCCATAGTAGTCTTCTTTTCAGCTTTACTTATATATTTAGCAATGTATTCAGAAACTTTTGAAAGTTTTCTCTTTTTTGGAGTGCTTACAGCATTTGAAATTCCAATGGCTGGACCAAGTGTAAGTGCAGCTATTACAGATGTTACTGAACCTGAATTAAGAGGAAGCGCGACAGCTTATCTTAGATTTTTTGAAAATATTGGTAGTTCAATTTCACCTGCGCTTGTAGGAATAATTAGCATGAGCAGTACATTACAATTTTCTATAACATTAATTAGCTCTCTTACTTGGATAATATGTGGAATTCTTTTTGTTTTTCTTACACTAGTGATACCAAGTGATATTGATAGATTAAGGGCTGTTATGAAAAAGAGAGCAGAAGAACTTATAAAATCTTAA
- a CDS encoding PIG-L deacetylase family protein, with translation MFSEFKEIFKNLNEKTSKDLMKKLFGIDMEKPFENVKKILCIQPHPDDCDIAIGGLLAKLSLEKKEIIYLTLTDGCFGTNDPSIKPEQLAKIRKEEQEKAAKIIGVKKLLWLNYKDTELPHSPNVRNEIISIIREEKPDIVLAPDAWLPYEIHPDHRNAGLLATEAVFFSSLPNINRVDLEKGLEPYEVPLIGLYYTSKPNFIIDISDTFNIKLNALKEHKSQFQNNWEFLVLYLQAIGAFYGKKINTDCAEALKIIPKILLHIVPIVEII, from the coding sequence ATGTTTTCTGAATTTAAAGAAATATTTAAGAATTTAAATGAGAAAACTTCAAAAGATTTAATGAAAAAATTGTTTGGAATAGATATGGAGAAACCTTTTGAAAATGTTAAAAAGATACTTTGTATTCAACCACATCCAGATGATTGTGATATAGCAATAGGAGGACTTTTAGCAAAATTAAGTTTAGAAAAGAAAGAAATAATTTACTTAACATTAACTGATGGTTGTTTTGGAACAAATGACCCTTCAATAAAACCAGAACAACTTGCTAAAATTAGAAAAGAAGAACAAGAAAAAGCAGCAAAAATTATTGGAGTAAAGAAGCTTCTTTGGCTTAATTATAAAGATACTGAACTTCCTCATTCTCCAAATGTTAGAAATGAAATTATAAGTATAATTAGAGAAGAAAAGCCCGATATAGTTTTAGCTCCAGATGCATGGCTTCCTTATGAAATTCATCCAGACCATAGAAATGCTGGACTTTTAGCTACTGAAGCAGTATTTTTCTCTTCTCTTCCAAATATAAACAGAGTAGATTTAGAAAAAGGTTTAGAACCTTATGAAGTACCTTTAATTGGTTTATATTATACTTCAAAACCAAATTTTATAATTGATATTTCTGATACTTTTAATATTAAACTTAATGCATTAAAAGAACATAAAAGCCAATTCCAAAATAATTGGGAATTTTTAGTTTTATATCTTCAAGCTATAGGTGCATTTTATGGAAAGAAAATAAATACAGATTGTGCAGAGGCGCTTAAAATTATTCCAAAAATATTATTGCATATTGTACCTATTGTTGAAATTATATGA
- a CDS encoding uroporphyrinogen decarboxylase family protein, whose translation MDKWERFLKAARLEEPDEVPIALIVDSPSLPGFLGTTTLKYYLIQEEWLKANLFILNRFPEIVFFPGFWVEYGMLIEPSAFGAKLKWKKDGLPFPGPIIKKLEEIDELEDPDPQTDGLMPLALELYEYYQKILESKGYTIKFVASRGPLVTAAHLRGLTKFIADLRLNPHWMHKLIEKTTKLCIKWLKAQLEIINEPIGIFVLDDIPGLLSPKLFEEFGYQSLKSIFQEFNDKVRAFHCDSNTSHILEKLSEVGFQIFNFSHLMDIAYVKRRIGHKVCLMGNIPPLEILAKGKPEEVFEASKQCILKAKAGGGYILSAGGGVPCAVPLENIDAMINAVKQFGKYS comes from the coding sequence ATGGATAAGTGGGAAAGGTTTTTAAAGGCAGCACGTCTTGAAGAACCTGATGAAGTGCCTATAGCATTAATTGTTGATAGTCCTTCTCTTCCAGGCTTTTTAGGAACTACAACTCTAAAATATTATCTAATACAAGAAGAATGGTTAAAAGCTAATTTATTTATTTTAAATAGATTTCCTGAAATTGTATTTTTTCCAGGATTTTGGGTAGAATATGGAATGCTTATTGAACCATCTGCTTTTGGAGCTAAACTTAAATGGAAAAAAGATGGATTACCATTTCCTGGACCAATTATTAAAAAGCTTGAAGAAATAGATGAACTTGAAGACCCTGATCCTCAAACAGATGGATTAATGCCTTTAGCTTTAGAATTATATGAATATTATCAAAAAATTTTAGAAAGTAAAGGATATACAATTAAGTTTGTAGCATCTAGAGGACCGCTTGTGACCGCGGCTCATTTAAGAGGATTAACTAAATTTATAGCAGACCTTAGACTTAATCCTCATTGGATGCATAAATTAATTGAAAAAACAACTAAACTATGTATAAAATGGCTAAAAGCACAACTTGAAATTATTAATGAACCAATAGGAATATTCGTTCTTGATGATATTCCTGGATTACTTTCTCCAAAACTTTTTGAAGAATTTGGTTACCAAAGCTTAAAAAGTATTTTTCAAGAATTTAATGATAAAGTTAGAGCTTTTCATTGCGATTCCAATACTTCTCATATACTTGAAAAATTATCTGAAGTAGGGTTTCAAATATTTAATTTTAGTCATTTAATGGATATAGCTTATGTGAAAAGGAGAATTGGACATAAAGTGTGCCTTATGGGAAATATTCCACCTCTAGAAATATTAGCAAAAGGTAAGCCAGAAGAAGTTTTTGAAGCATCTAAACAATGTATTTTAAAAGCAAAAGCTGGAGGAGGGTACATATTATCAGCAGGTGGTGGTGTTCCTTGTGCAGTACCTCTTGAAAATATAGATGCTATGATTAATGCTGTAAAACAATTTGGAAAATATTCTTAA
- a CDS encoding glucuronate isomerase, translated as MNSDIKKIFNEIYQSIEKLEIFDIHNHLNPQALSLSNYEDVIFYHYIKTELASAGVPYKYLEESKGVEKLKIALPYIKYLRNTSTFWSLIKILNDLYGFEDEEINEKNWKKIIDLLESKKNDETWAKNILKNKAYVKKSLLTLNPLEKIPKYDKEIFEGGLRMDSIIPNLNKQNLNHLEKITGIDVRNPTDLIEMLSKLIKIFSDHIVAVTVNIQPDDDFLKLQVNEKEISPYISTLKEIDTLDINGRRILSSFMLNQLLELCKEYNLVSQFMLGVKRPVPGASPPDYAITIFNPQQLMDLAILFAKYPEVNFDIFIADSLLNHPITVIAKNYPNVFLSGYWWYSMYPEIIKSYLKIRLQMLPYNKIGGFFSDAYVADWVYGKAILAKTQIAYVLTEMINEKCISKDLAIDIAKAILCENAERIYKRGI; from the coding sequence ATGAATTCAGATATTAAAAAAATTTTCAATGAAATTTATCAATCTATTGAAAAATTAGAAATTTTTGATATTCATAATCATTTAAATCCTCAAGCATTATCTTTAAGTAATTATGAAGATGTGATTTTTTACCATTATATAAAAACAGAGCTTGCTAGTGCAGGAGTGCCTTATAAATATTTAGAAGAATCTAAAGGAGTTGAAAAATTAAAAATTGCTTTACCTTATATTAAATATTTAAGAAATACTTCTACTTTCTGGTCTTTAATAAAAATACTTAATGATTTGTATGGATTTGAAGATGAAGAAATAAATGAAAAAAATTGGAAAAAAATAATTGATCTTTTAGAATCTAAGAAAAATGATGAAACATGGGCAAAAAATATTTTAAAGAATAAAGCTTATGTTAAAAAATCTTTGTTGACTCTTAATCCTTTAGAGAAAATTCCAAAATATGATAAAGAAATATTTGAGGGAGGGCTTAGAATGGATTCCATAATTCCTAATTTAAATAAGCAAAATTTAAATCATTTAGAAAAAATCACAGGTATTGATGTAAGAAATCCAACTGATTTAATAGAAATGCTTTCAAAATTAATTAAAATTTTTTCAGATCATATAGTTGCAGTTACAGTGAATATACAACCAGATGATGACTTCCTAAAATTACAAGTAAATGAGAAAGAAATATCTCCTTATATTTCAACATTGAAAGAAATAGACACTTTAGATATAAATGGCAGAAGAATTTTATCTTCATTCATGCTTAATCAATTATTAGAATTATGTAAAGAATATAATCTTGTTTCTCAATTTATGCTAGGTGTAAAAAGACCAGTACCTGGGGCTTCACCACCAGATTATGCTATTACAATATTTAACCCACAACAATTAATGGATCTTGCTATACTATTTGCCAAATATCCTGAAGTTAATTTTGATATATTCATAGCTGATAGTTTGTTAAATCATCCAATAACAGTAATTGCAAAAAATTATCCTAATGTATTCTTAAGCGGATATTGGTGGTATTCTATGTACCCTGAAATTATAAAGTCATATTTAAAAATAAGATTACAAATGCTTCCATATAATAAAATTGGGGGATTCTTTAGCGATGCGTATGTTGCAGATTGGGTTTATGGAAAAGCTATTTTAGCTAAAACACAAATAGCTTATGTATTAACAGAAATGATAAATGAGAAATGTATTAGTAAAGATTTAGCAATTGATATAGCTAAGGCTATATTATGTGAAAATGCAGAAAGAATTTATAAAAGGGGTATTTAA
- a CDS encoding carbohydrate ABC transporter permease, which yields WGALLWPLIILNTKSNYTLSIAVTFVRYIYGSTGESPPHYPALAATSLIYTLPALILYLIVQRSFIETFIKAGIKR from the coding sequence GTTGGGGGGCTCTTTTATGGCCATTAATAATTCTAAATACAAAGAGTAATTACACATTATCTATAGCAGTAACTTTTGTTAGGTACATATATGGTTCAACAGGAGAATCGCCACCTCATTATCCAGCCTTGGCAGCAACATCACTTATTTATACATTACCAGCATTAATATTGTATCTGATTGTTCAAAGATCCTTTATAGAAACTTTCATTAAAGCTGGTATTAAAAGATAA